The following proteins come from a genomic window of Carassius gibelio isolate Cgi1373 ecotype wild population from Czech Republic chromosome B8, carGib1.2-hapl.c, whole genome shotgun sequence:
- the pola2 gene encoding DNA polymerase alpha subunit B: MASVTAEDIKCELDTFNIAFNNDTVDKMLEQCLCHRLDGEEIVCEWFAFSNSRDLLPLTLDNLDQFEHEILNKKKKLKGSSKGIQFNKTRDINSIQDLIRAEEEEENLLDSYSTPAKGSQKRALTTPEHPQSKRGVARLASPSLLLSPSSFSSSATPSQKYGMRGGRGEVVSSFGTVQGPRWTGKGQSAVRVEMLEGGENSLISSYKYMFQRLRDVRDVLTEKIEELGEELRSHFNIEEFSPVSLPVQDSITVLGQVCCDSNGKLNAQSVLLEAGQEQGGRLVPVNLSELKEFSLFPGQVVVMEGMNPSGEKFVATKLYEGIPLPFYCPSEVKQEMDEVSDPVMVMMACGPYTPSESLTYDPLIDLITIINKDRPDVCILFGPFVDSKHEQIEKNQVTETFENIFKRCVDSIVEGTKGSGCRLVFVPSQRDVQHHYIYPQPPFNLTNLSKDDSARVTLAPDPCTLLIGNVTFGLTSTDILFHLGAEEISSGTGTERFSRIMKHMLTQRSYYPLYPPVEEVNMDYDKFQQFGQMNLTPDILIVPSELRYFIKDVIGCVCVNPGRLTKGQVGGTYGRLLIQPNPVLVEGKRVSPCIAGQVVKI; this comes from the exons ATGGCATCGGTCACTGCAGAGGACATAAAGTGTGAACTGGACACTTTCAACATCGCCTTCAACAATGACACTGTGGATAAGA TGTTGGAGCAGTGTCTGTGTCACAGGCTTGATGGGGAAGAGATCGTATGTGAGTGGTTTGCTTTCAGCAACAGTAGAGACCTGCTGCCTCTCACTCTTGATAATCTGGACCAGTTTGAACATGAA ATACTGAACAAGAAGAAAAAGCTTAAAGGCTCATCAAAGGGGATCCAGTTTAACAAGACAAGAGACATTAACTCTATTCAGGATCT AATCCGagcagaagaggaagaggagaactTGTTAGATTCCTATTCAACGCCTGCCAAA GGCTCTCAGAAGCGAGCGCTGACCACCCCAGAACATCCTCAGTCCAAGAGAGGTGTGGCCCGACTCGCCAGTCCCAGTCTATTGCTGTCACCTTCCAGCTTTTCATCAAG TGCAACCCCTTCTCAAAAATATGGCATGCGTGGTGGGCGAGGAGAGGTGGTTTCGTCGTTTGGGACGGTGCAGGGTCCTCGCTGGACGGGTAAAGGACAGAGCGCAGTGAGGGTTGAGATGCTGGAAGGAGGAGAGAATTCACTCATCAGCAGCTACAAATACATGTTCCAGAGACTGAGAGACGTGCGGGACG TTTTGACCGAAAAGATTGAAGAACTCGGAGAGGAATTGCGAAGTCATTTTAACATAGAGGAATTCTCTCCAGTTTCGTTACCTGTTCAG GATAGCATCACAGTGCTGGGGCAAGTGTGTTGTGACAGTAACGGGAAGCTCAATGCCCAGTCTGTGCTGCTGGAGGCTGGACAGGAGCAGGGGGGCAGACTGGTGCCTGTGAATCTGTCTGAGCTCAAAGAGTTCTCACTTTTTCCTGGACAG GTTGTTGTGATGGAAGGCATGAATCCCTCTGGGGAGAAGTTTGTTGCTACCAAGCTATACGAG GGTATTCCCCTGCCTTTTTACTGTCCTTCTGAAGTAAAGCAAGAAATGGATGAGG TGTCTGACCCCGTGATGGTCATGATGGCATGTGGACCGTACACCCCCTCTGAAAGTCTGACCTATGACCCTCTGATTGACCTTATTACTATCATCAATAAAGATCGTCCTGACGTGTGCATTCTG TTTGGGCCTTTTGTTGATTCCAAACATGAGCAGATTGAG aaaaaccaGGTAACCGAAACATTTGAAAACATCTTCAAGAGATGTGTTGACAGCATAGTAGAAGGAACCAAAGG GTCGGGATGCAGGTTAGTGTTTGTGCCGTCTCAGAGGGATGTCCAACATCATTACATTTATCCTCAGCCACCCTTCAACCTGACCAACCTCAGCAAAGACGATTCAGCG CGAGTGACCTTGGCTCCTGACCCCTGCACGCTTCTCATTGGTAATGTGACATTTGGCCTGACCTCTACAGACATTCTGTTTCATTTGGGAGCTGAAGAGATCAGCAG TGGCACGGGCACAGAACGTTTCTCGCGAATCATGAAACACATGTTGACTCAGAGAAG ttACTATCCTCTGTATCCTCCTGTGGAGGAAGTCAACATGGATTATGACAAGTTTCAGCAATTCGGCCAAATGAACCTCACACCTGATATTCTTATCGTTCCTTCTGAACTACGGTATTTCATCAAG GATGtgattggctgtgtgtgtgtcaatCCTGGTCGGCTCACTAAAGGACAGGTGGGCGGGACCTACGGAAGGTTGCTCATTCAGCCAAACCCTGTGCTGGTGGAGGGGAAGAGGGTGAGCCCATGTATAGCAGGACAGGTGGTGAAAATATGA
- the mrps36 gene encoding 28S ribosomal protein S36, mitochondrial has product MGSKVSGKMAAASRVVQVVRPHAPLIKFPDRKGIPRPNVQEALKVLAASLPPISPSAPPPTASVSPPPRPPGPVSRLPGTPDSIDVVRDLPHKYRRRTLALDEMEYIQRGGPE; this is encoded by the exons ATGGGAAGCAAAGTGAGTGGCAAGATGGCAGCTGCCAGTCGGGTCGTGCAG GTTGTGCGACCTCATGCACCTTTAATTAAATTTCCAGATCGGAAGGGCATCCCTAGGCCAAACG TACAAGAGGCACTGAAGGTGCTTGCAGCCAGTCTCCCACCGATCTCCCCATCCGCACCTCCACCTACAGCATCAGTATCACCTCCACCCAGACCACCGGGACCTGTCAGCCGTCTGCCCGGCACCCCTGACAGCATAGATGTAGTTCGAGATCTCCCTCACAAATACCGCAGAAGAACCCTTGCGTTAGATGAAATGGAGTACATCCAG cgtGGAGGGCCAGAGTGA
- the LOC127963243 gene encoding centromere protein H-like, whose protein sequence is MSLSNRDEPSSDTDPAEINNSVPDTAAASEGVTPTRLLKMKEIMENQCFEMNVKVSMGKHKESYEADADLSKYESEMEKARLSYFNKTLVLNRMQIWNVITEKIIQNDADAEALKELTRQNTEICEKTMKILKETRELQDQITDIQKERLDLKGQIKKKMQEINELKQVKENQGEVQQRAKERAEAVLQKYQKVTTILQNVLRGIILASKVNWRDDPKLRDIAMGLENIPN, encoded by the exons ATGAGTCTCAGTAATCGCGATGAACCCTCTTCAGATACAGATCCAGCTGAAATAAACAACAGTGTGCCTGATACAGCAGCAGCTTCTGAGGGGGTGACACCCACTCGCTTATTAAA AATGAAAGAAATAATGGAAAATCAGTGTTTTGAAATGAATGTTAAAGTCAGCATGG GAAAACATAAAGAGTCATATGAAGCTGATGCAGACCT ATCCAAGTATGAAAGTGAAATGGAGAAGGCAAGACTCTCATACTTCAACAAAACACTGGTATTGAACAG AATGCAGATTTGGAACGTCATCACTGAAAAGATTATTCAGAATGATGCAGATGCTGA GGCACTTAAAGAACTGACCCGTCAGAACACTGAGATCTGTGAAAAGACCATGAAAATTTTAAAG gaaacacgAGAGCTTCAGGACCAGATCACAGATATCCAAAAGGAAAGACTAG ACCTGAAAGGACAAATTAAGAAGAAAATGCAGGAGATAAATGAGTTGAAACAGGTGAAGGAGAACCAAGGAGAAGTTCAACAGAGAGCCAAGGAAAGAGCAGAAGCGGTGCTACAGAAATACCAGAAGGTCACCACCATTTTACAGAATGTGTTGCGG GGAATTATACTGGCCAGTAAAGTCAACTGGAGGGATGATCCTAAATTAAGGGACATTGCAATGGGACTAGAAAACATTCCCAACTAA